ATTTGAAGAGCGGCTCAAGGCGGTGCTGAAAGAAGTCCAGGAGGCGGCGGGTAATGTGATTCTTTTCATCGATGAATTGCATACCGTGGTCGGAGCCGGTGCCACCGGGGAAGGGGCCATGGATGCCAGCAATCTGTTGAAACCGATGCTGGCCCGCGGGGAATTGAAAGCGGTCGGGGCCACGACCATAGATGAATACAGGAAACATATCGAGAAAGATGCGGCATTGGAACGGCGATTTCAACCGGTGCTGATCGAGCCTCCCTCGGTTGAAGACACGGTTTCGATACTGCGTGGCCTGAAGGAACGATATGAGGTACACCACGGGGTACGCATCCAGGATGCAGCTCTCATTGCCGCGGCGGTTCTTTCCGACCGTTATATCACCGATCGATTCCTTCCTGACAAGGCTATCGACCTTATGGACGAAGCGGCAGCACACCTGCGCATACAGATCGACAGCATGCCTGCGGTTCTGGATGAGATAACTCGCCGGGTGATGCAACTTGAAATCGAGGAAGCTGCTCTAAAAAAAGAAAAGGACCCTTCATCCAGGGAGAGCCTGGATAGGCTTCAGAAAGAGTTGAAGAAATTGCGCCTGGAAGCGGAGGCCATGAAAAAGCAATGGGAAGAAGAGAAAAAATCGATCTCCAAGGTGCAGGAAATCAAGAAAGAGATCGAGGAAGTACGCATGGCAGCGGAAAAGGCGGAAAGAGAATATGATCTCAACCGGGCGGCTGAACTGAAATATGGCCGTCTCAATGAACTGGAACGTTCCCTGAAAGAAGAAGAGGAGCGGCTGGCAAACAAACATGAACAGGAGATGTTCCTGAACGAAGAGGTTAGCGAGGAAGACATCGCCAGGGTTGTCAGCCGATGGACAGGCATACAGGTAAGCAGCATTCTGGAAGGTGAACGCGAAAGATTGATACGGCTGGAAGAAATTTTGCATCGGCGGGTAATCGGCCAGGAGGAAGCCGTGAGTGCTGTTGCCGATGCGGTCATCAGGGCTCGTAGCGGGATCAAAGACCCCAATCGGCCGGTGGGCAGTTTCATTTTCCTGGGCCCCACGGGGGTGGGGAAAACAGAACTCAGCAGATCACTGGCGGAGGCCCTGTTTGGAGATGAGCGCAGCATGGTTCGCCTTGACATGTCCGAGTACATGGAAAAACATGCAGTGGCGCGCCTGATAGGAGCCCCCCCGGGTTACGTCGGATACGATGAAGGCGGTCAGCTGACCGAAGCGGTGCGCAGGAGGCCTTACAGCGTGATTCTTTTCGACGAGATCGAAAAAGCGCATCCCGAGGTATTCAACGTCCTGTTGCAGATACTGGATGACGGGCGTCTTACCGATGGCAGGGGGCGTACGGTC
Above is a window of Bacillota bacterium DNA encoding:
- the clpB gene encoding ATP-dependent chaperone ClpB, with protein sequence MDINLFTQKSREAMEMAQREALERGHQVLNPLHLLSALLAQEKGMTVRLFQEIGVDQQQLEQGLEKLLGKIPRVSGYQGALQMSPNLTRVLYRAEQETKQLMDEYISAEHLLLAMIEVGEDDLKSLLSQQGVGRNSMLNALKSVRGSQRVTSDQPEATYEALTRYGRDLIALAAEGKLDPVIGRDDEARRIMEILSRRTKNNPVLIGEPGVGKTAVVEGLARRIVAGDVPEGLKGKKVIALDLGALLAGAKYRGEFEERLKAVLKEVQEAAGNVILFIDELHTVVGAGATGEGAMDASNLLKPMLARGELKAVGATTIDEYRKHIEKDAALERRFQPVLIEPPSVEDTVSILRGLKERYEVHHGVRIQDAALIAAAVLSDRYITDRFLPDKAIDLMDEAAAHLRIQIDSMPAVLDEITRRVMQLEIEEAALKKEKDPSSRESLDRLQKELKKLRLEAEAMKKQWEEEKKSISKVQEIKKEIEEVRMAAEKAEREYDLNRAAELKYGRLNELERSLKEEEERLANKHEQEMFLNEEVSEEDIARVVSRWTGIQVSSILEGERERLIRLEEILHRRVIGQEEAVSAVADAVIRARSGIKDPNRPVGSFIFLGPTGVGKTELSRSLAEALFGDERSMVRLDMSEYMEKHAVARLIGAPPGYVGYDEGGQLTEAVRRRPYSVILFDEIEKAHPEVFNVLLQILDDGRLTDGRGRTVDFRNTIIIMTSNIGSQEILSYQEKEGEYDRMKEIVLGMLRQYFRPEFLNRVDEIIVFHVLKPDQITGITLLLLERLRDRLLESTSLCLKWKQEVVDYLAEKGYDPTYGARPLKRLIQQEVETPLSRKIVAGEIKPDGVITMCLDDRGGLYFDC